CCCGGGCGCCGTCCACCGGCAGGTTGCCCTTGAGGTAGACGTCGATGCAGGAGGCGACCAGCGCCTGGCGGGAGGCGGCGGTGCGCACCGAGTCGGAGAAGTGCGCCGATCCGCTCCAACCGCCCAGCGAGATCATGACCTTGAGGCCGGGGTTGGCGGCCTTCAGCTCACGCAGCTGGTTGAAGTTGCCCGCCAGCCGCTGCTCGGCGGTGTCGGCGACGCCGTCCACCGAGTTGGCCGCGTCGACCGGACGCACGTAGTCGGCCCACGGGTCGGCCCCGGGCACGTTGCCCACCAGGCACTTGCCGTCCGAACCGATCGCGCCGAACGCGTAGTTGATGTGGCTGAGCCTGGCCGCCGTGCCGCTCGTCGCCAGGTCCTTGACCTGGAAGTTCCGGCCGTAGATACCCCACTGGGTGAAGTAGCCGATCCGCTTGTAGGCGTGCGAACCGGCGTGCCCGCCCTCAGCCGGGGCCGCGACGGCGGCGGGCGCGAGCGAGACGAGCAGACCGAGGGCCGCGACGGCCGCGCCGACGGTCAGCTTGGTCGTGGATCTGTGAGGCATGGGTTCTCGTTCCTGTGTGAGAACTGCGCGGAGCTCCGCTGCCCTGGAAAATATTGGTCTGAACCAGTGGCGTCAACAGGTCGTCCACTCTGCAAAACACTCGTCCGCGGCACAGCCGTTGACGAATCGTCAGAAACCACCGCCCGGGACCCGCCCCGACCTGCGGCCCGTCGACCTGGCAGTCCACCGGCCGAGCGCTAGCGTTGGGTCATGAAGCTGCCCGCGTCGCTCCGCCGACCCGCCCGGTACGCCTCGTCGGCGGCCGGGGCCCTGCCCGTACTGACCTTCCCGGCAGCCGGGTTGGGGTGGCTGGCGTGGGTGGCGCTGGTGCCAGGGCTGGAGTTGATGCGGCGGGCCGCGACCGCCCGGGAGGCCACCGTCCGGGGGTGGTGGTTCGGGGCCGGGTTCATCCTGACCGCGATGTACTGGCTGGTGCCGTCGATCGGGCCCGGGCTGCTCGCGCTCGCGGTGGTCTTCGGGGCGCTGCAGGGGGCGGTCGGCCTGGCCGTGCACCGGCTGCTGCACCCGCCGGTCACCCCGGGCCGGGCGGCGCTCGCCCTGCTGGTGGTGCCGTCGGTCTGGGTGAGCACCGAGTTCGTCCGGTCCTGGCACGCGCTGGGCGGGCCGTGGGCGCTGCTCGGGGCGAGCCAGTGGGAGCACCCGGCGGTGCTCGGGCTGGCCTCGGTGGGCGGAGCCTGGCTGGTGAGCGCCGCGGTGGTGGCCGCCAACGTGGGGGTGCTGATCCTGCTGACGGGCCGTCGGCTCCCGGTCCGGGCGCTCGCCGCGGCGGCGGTGACCGCGGCCCTGCTGACCGGGCCGCTGCTGTTCGCCACCCAGCGGGCCCCGGGCCCGAGCGACACCGCGACCGTCGCACTGGTTCAGCCCGGCCAGACCCCTGGGCCCGAGGAGCGGCTGGCCGAAGGCGAGCGGATCACCGCCGCGCTGGCCGGGCGGCCGCTCGACCTGGTGGTCTGGGGCGAGAGCAGCACCACCGCTGACCTGGACCGCGACCCCGTCACACTGGCCGGCCTGCGGCGGCTGGCCACCGCCACCGGCGCCCCGCTGCTGGTCGGCGAGGACGCCCGCAAGGCGGACGGGAAGATCTCCAAGGACGCCGTGCTGGTCACCCCGGCCGGGATCACCGAGCGCTACCGCAAGATCCGGCTGGTCCCGTTCGGCGAGTACGTCCCGCTCCGCCCGGTGCTCGGCTGGCTCACCGGCGTCAGCAAGGCGGCGGGCGAGAACCGGGCGCCCGGCGCCGGCTTCCATCTTCTGCACAGCACCGACCGCGCGGGCCGGCCGCTTCCCTTCGGCGCCCTGATCTGCTTCGAGTCGACCTTCCCCGACCTGTCCAGGGTGGCGGCGGCCGACGGCGCCCGGATGATCGTCTTCCAGTCCGCCACCTCGACCTTCCAGTCCTCCTGGGCGCCGCAGCAGCACGCCTCGCTGGGCGCGCTGCGGGCCGCCGAGACCGGCCGCCCGGTGGTCCAGGCGGCGCTGACCGGCGAGTCGGTGGCGTACGACCGGCAGGGCCGGCGGCTGGCCTCCCTCGGCACCGGCGGCAGCGGGGCGCTGACCGTCACGCTGCCGCTGGCCGAGCCGGGCGCCGAGACCTGGTACCTGCGGCTCGGCGACTGGGTCCCGTACACGGCGGCGGCCGTCACGCTGGCCGCCGCCGCAGGGGAGCTGCGCCGCCGCCGGGCGCCCGGAGCAGAGCTGACCGAACGTCAGCCCGAGGCGTCGGCCAGGTAGATCCCGAACACCGCACCGAGCGGGTCCCGGAGCACCGCGAGCCTGGGCCCGTCCGGCACGTCGGTCGGCGGCAGCACCGCCTCGGCGCCCAGCCCCACCGCGCGGGCCGCCGACAGGTCCACGTCGGCGACCGCGAAGTACGGCATCCAGTACGGCGGCAGGTCGGCCGGGAACTGCTCGCCCATGTCCAGCACGCCGCCGAAGTCCCGGCCGTCCAGACCCCACTGGGTGTACGACTCGCCGGGGCTGACGCTCCAGCCGAACAGCCGGGGGTAGAACTCCAGCGCGCCCGGCACGTCCCGGGTGGCCAGCTCGATCCAGCCCAGCGAGCCCGGGTCGCCGATCAGCGCGGCGCCCCGGAAGGCCCCGGGCTGCCAGACCGAGAAGGCCGCGCCCGCCGGATCGGCCAGCAGCGCGAAGCGGCCCTCGTCGAAGACGTCGACGGGCGCCGTCAACGTCGCTCCCCCGGCGGCCTTCGCCGTCGCCGCCGTGGCGTCGGCGTCGGCGGTGGCCAGCACCACCGTCCAGGCCGTCGGCCGCTCGGGTGCGGCCAGCGGGGAGACCGCGGCCACCGGGTCCTCCCCCAGCACCATCACGGTGTAGCCGCCCGCCTCCGCGCGCGGATCGGGCTCGGGCCGCCAGCCGAACAGCTCGCCGTAGAACGCCTGCGCCGCCCGCGGATCAGCGCTGCCGTGCTCGGCCCAGCAAGGGGCGCCGGGGGTGCTCTCGGTGATCCTCATCCCGGGTCCCCGCTCAGCGGATCTCGATGACGCACTTGCCGCGCGCGTGGCCGGACTCGACCGCGAGCATCGCCTCGGCGGCGTGGTCCAGCGTGAAGGTCTCGGAGATCCGCGGATCCAGGCCGCCGTTGGCGACCAGCGCCGCCAGCGCGGTCAGCACCTCCCCGCTGTACCGGCGCTTCACGTACTCGCCGCCCAGTCCCACGACGGTGACCCGGTCGGCGGTGGAGACCAGCCGGCCACCGGCACGCAGCGTGGTCGAGGCCACCCGGGCGTCCTCGCCGCCGACCAGGTCGAGGATGCCGTCCACACCGTCCGGCGCGGCCGCCTTCACCCGCCCGGCCACGCCCTCGCCGTACGCGATCTGGGTCGCGCCGAGGCTCGCCACGTACTCCCTGGCCTGGTCGCTCGCGGTGCCGAGCACCTTGATGCCCCGGGCCGCCGCGATCTGCGCGGCCGCGCTGCCGACCCCGCCCGCGACGCCGAGCACCAGCAGCACCTGACCGGGCGTCAGGGCCAGCTGCTCGACGGCGTCGTACGCGGTGGCGGTGGCCACCGACAGAGTGGCGGCCTGGGTGAAGGACACGTCGTCGGGCACCTTGGCGGCGTTGGCCGCCTCGAGCAGCGTGTGCTCGGCGAACGCCCCGCCCCGGGTCGGCCCGAACACCGGGTCACCGATCACCAGGCCGACCACCCCCTCCCCCAGCACCTGGACCACCCCGGCCGCCTCCAGCCCGAGCACCCGGGGAGTCGGCTCCGCGGTGCCGAACAGGCCCTGCCTGACCTTCCAGTCCGCCGGGTTGACCCCGGCCGCGTGCACGGCGATCAGCACCTGGCCCGGCCCTGGGACGGGTACGGGCCGGTCCAGGAACTCCTGGGTCTCCGGCCCGCCGTACGCCACGAATCCGAATGCCTTGGACATGTTCTTCCTTCGCTCGGGGCCCGCCTGGCTCCACCAGCTTGCGGGCGGCGGGCCCGGGGCGGCTGGGGATGCTGCGCCGAACGGGGCTCCCCGGAAGCATGTTGTTCAAATTGGAACAACGGTGTACGGTCGAGCGAAACAGCCCGAAGGAGGTCCGGCATGACGGATCAGCTGAGCCCGGCGACGGTACGGTCGAACGTCCAGATCCCGCTGGTATTCCCGGACGGCTACCAGGTCCTCGCCCAGGTCTTCACCTTCCACGGCCTCACCGACGGCGCCGAACACCTGGCCCTCCGCCTCGGCGAGCCCGGCCCCGGAGCGCCCCTGGTGCGCCTGCACTCCGAGTGCCTCACCGGCGACGTGTTCGGCTCGGCCCGCTGCGACTGCGGCCCGCAGCTGCGCGAGGCCGTCGAGCGGATCGCCGAGACCGGCGGCTACCTCCTCTACCTCCGCCAGGAGGGCCGCGGCATCGGCCTCTACAACAAGCTCGACGCCTACCAGCTCCAGGACCAGGGCCTCGACACCTACGCCGCCAACACCGCCCTCGGTCTCCCCGAGGACGGCCGCGACTACACCGCCGCCGCCCAGATGCTCCGCACCCTCGGCGCCACCGGCATCCGGCTGCTCAGCAACAACCCCGACAAGGCCGCCCAGCTGGCCGCCCTCGACATCGAGGTGACCGAGCGGGTCCCGACCGGCGTGCACGTCTCCGCCAGCAACGTCCGCTACCTGCGCGCCAAGGTCGAGCACACCAACCACGCCATCGCCCTCACCGAGCTGGTCGGCTAGGACACCGCTCTGCGCAGCCGCTCCGCCACCGTGCCGGTGAACCGGACGGTCTCACCGAGCGCGGGCAACGGATCGTCCCGGCAGAGCCAGCCCCGCTCGGTGCCGGCCCGGGGCAGGACGTCCTGCGGCAGCCGGCGCTCCCGCCAGGAGGTGACCACGGCGGACGGCAGGTCCAGCTGACCGACCCCGAAGCTGCGGACCAGCTGGGGGCCCGCCGGGATCGGACGACCGGTCAGGCCCAGGTGCAGGGCCCGCACCACGTCCACCCCGTCGGCGCTCTGGAACAGCCGGAACTGCGCCCCGGTGCGCGGGTTGAAGTCGACCAGCTTGTACCGCCCGTCCCGCCGGTCCAGCCGCCAGTCCAGGTCGGCCACCCCGTGGTAGCCGATCCGGCCGCAGAACTCGGCTGCCAGCGCCGCGAGTTCGCGATTGGGCAGCGACTGCGCCCGGGTGGTGACCCCGGCGCCCGGCGGCCAGGAGCGGAGTTTGCGGCCGGTGAAGACCACCGGCCCGGCGCCGTCGAGTCCGCAGTACAGGTGGGTGATCCAGTCCTCGGCCTGCTCCGGCGGCAGGTACTCCTGCACCAGCACCGAGGGCACCGGACCCGGCGGGCAGGCGGCCCGCAGCTCGGCCTCGTCGTGCACCACCGTGGTGTGCCGGACCGCCGGAGCCCGCAGCCTGGTCCACGCCTCCAGGTTCTTCAGCACCAGCGGGTAGCCGTGTTCACGACCCACCGCCAACAGCTCCGGGTACCCCTGCGGCACCCAGGCCGCCGGACTCGGCACACCGTACCGGCGGCAGATCTCGAACAGCCCGGCCTTGCTGGCCAGCCGCCGGGGCAGCCCGGACGGCACCGGCGGGAGCAGGAAGTACCGGGAGAGCGCCTCGGCGTGCTCGGCGAGCAGCAGGGCCGCCTCGTCGTCGGTGGCCACCGGCACGCTCGGACGGCCGATCGCGGCGCCGATCTCCAGCAGCCCGGCCAGCAGGTCGGCCGGCGCCTCCGAACCGTCGGTGCGGCGGACGAAGGCACCGGTCAGGTAGCGGGAGAGCGCGGCGGGGGTCCAGCGGTCCTCGACCATGGCGTAGACCGGGACACCCAGTCGGCCGAGGGTGCGGATCACCCCGACGCCACCGTGGTGCTGCGGGTAGTGCCCGATCTTCACCAGCAGGGCGGGGGTCGCACGGTCCGGCTCGATCCGGGCTTGCGGCATGTCAGACCCTCCGGCAGTTGGTGGGCGGGACAATTCTCCGCCCCCGAAAGCCGATCGGGCCACCGCAGCCGGGGACGAGCACGCAGCGGGCACCGACGGTGACCCGAATGGGGGGTGTCCGGGTCGGCCGCACGGGTGCACCCTTGGTTGAGGGGTGCTCCGTTCGAGGAGGGCGCCGGATGTTGACCAGCCGGATGTTGACCGACCGTCTGTTGGCGGTCTGCCGAACCGGATCGGCGGGGTCGCCGTGAGTGCCGCAGGCACGATCCCGGTCGCCGTGATCGGGGCGGGCCCGTACGGCCTGGCCACCGCCGCCCATCTGCGGGACTGCCAGGTGCCGTTGCGGGTGTTCGGCCGGCCGATGGAGAGCTGGCGGGACCGGATGCCGACCGGGATGTACCTCAAGTCCACGCCCTCCGCCTCGTCCATCGCGGACCCCACCGCGCAGCACCGGCTGGACGACTTCCGGCTCTTCGACGGCCGGATCACCGGCGGCGACCTCTACCCCGTCCCGATCGGGGAGTTCATCCGGTACGGCCTCTGGTTCCAGGAGCGCTGCGTGCCCGCGCTGGAGCAGACCACGGTGCGGCGGATCGACACCGTACGGGCCGGCTTCCGGGTCACGCTGGCCGACGGCGAGGAGTTCACCAGCCGTCAGGTGGTGCTGGCCACCGGCCTGGGCGCGTTCCCGCACCTGCCCCGGGAGTTGACGTCGCTCGCCGAGGCGGGTCTGGCCTCGCACTCCTCCGAGCACCGGGACCTGGCCCGGTTCGCCGGGCAGCGGGTGGCGGTGCTGGGCGCCGGGCAGTCCGCGCTGGAGAGCGCGGCCCTGCTGCACGAGGCCGGGGCCGAACCGACCGTGGTGGCCCGGGCCGACACGCTGCTGTTCGGCACCCCACCGGAGAGCGACCGCAGCACCGACCGGGCGCTGACCGTCCGGCTGACCAAACCGGGTTCACCGCTCGGGCCCGGCTGGTCGCTGTTCGCGTTCAGCCGCGCGCCCGTCGTCTTCCGGCACCTGCCGGACCGGACCAGGCTGCACCTGGTCCGCACCGTGCTGGGGCCGTCCGGCGCCTGGTGGCTGCGGGACCGGGTGGAGGGCCGGTTCCGGCTGCTCACCGGCCACCGGCTGGGCTCCGTCCAGGAGTCCGCCGGGCAGGTCAGGCTGGCCCTGCAGCGGCCCGGCGGCGGCACCGAGCTGCTGGACGCCGACCACGTGCTGGCCGCCACCGGCTACCGGGTGGACCTCGACCGGCTGGGCCTGCTCGGGCCCGACCTGCGGCGCGGGCTGCGCCGGATCGAGGGCGCGCCCAGGCTGGACGACAGCTTCCAGTCCTCGGTGCCCGGCCTGTACTTCACCGGGCTGGCCTCGGCCGCCACCTTCGGCCCGCTGATGCGGTTCGTCTGCGGCACCGGCTTCGCCGCCCGCCGGATCAGCGCCGCCGTCGCCGAGGCCGGCCGGTGATCCGGCCGCGGCCCCAGGAGCCCCCGTGCTAGCCACCGCGGCCGGCCCCGGCACCGGGGAGGACGCCGACGGCCGGCCGGCCGGCCGCCGACGGGCCGGGACGCTCGCGCCGTACCTGCTGCTACCGGTGGCCCTGCTGTGCTGGCTGCTCTCGCTACGGTCGGTCGACCTGGCCGCGATGAACGACCTGGGGCTGCTCCAGGTGCTGCCGCCGCTGTACTGGGCCGCCGTGGTGCTGCTGACCGCCGGCTTCTGGCTGGCACTGCGTGACCACCGGGTCCGTACCGGCTGGCTGACGGCGTATCTGCTCGGGCTGATCGGGATGATCCACGCCACCCCGAGCCTGCTCTACCCGACCCTGCGGTACTCGTGGGCCTGGAAGCACATCGCCGTCCTGGACGCGATGATCCGCAACGACGGCCCGGTGCCGCACCCCGGTGGCTTCGACATCTACAACCAGTGGCCCGGCTTCTTCGTGCTGAACGGGCTGTACCTGCGGGTCACCGGCACCGAGTCGGCGCTCGGCTACGCCGCCTGGGCCCCGGCCGCCACCAACGCGCTGCTGCTGGCGCCGCTGCTGCTGCTCTACCGGACCTTCACCACCGACCGGCGGCTGGTCTGGGGCGCGCTCTGGATCTACTACTGCTGCGCCTGGGTCGGCCAGGACTACTTCGCGCCGCAGGCCTTCGCCTTCCTGCTGTTCATCACGGTGCTGGCGCTGGTGGCCGGTCAGCTCCCGAACGGCGGCACCGGTCCGCGCGGCGGCGCCCGGCCCTCGCTGACCCCGGCCCGGGCCGCGCCGAGCTTCGGCCGGCTGCTGGCGATCCTGCTGCTGGAGGCCGCGATCGTGGTCTCGCACCAGCTCACCCCACTGATGCTGCTGTGCGCGCTGACCGCCCTGGCGCTGCCCCGCCGCAACCGGCGGGCGGTGCTGCCCGCGCTGGCCGGGCTGCTGGTGCTCACCGGTGTCTGGTACGCCACCGTGGCCCGGCCCTTCCTCTCCGCGAACCTGTCCGACTTCGTGGCCGGGCTGACCTCCCCGGAGGGCAACATCGTCTCCGGGCTGGCCGGTCTGGGCGCCGCCGCGCCCGGCCAGGTGGTGGTGGCCTGGGTGGACCGGGGGCTGTCCGCGACGGTGATCCTGCTCGCGGCGGCGGCGGTCTGGCGGCAGCCCTGGGTCCGCCGGACCGGCCTGCCGCTGCTGGCGGTGGCGCCGATGCCGCTGCTGGTCGCGAACAGCTACGGCGGCGAGATGATCTTCCGGGTCTACCTGTTCGCGCTGCCCGCCTGCGCCTTCCTGATCGCCGCCCTGCTGCGCGCGGGGCGGCTGCCCGGACTGCGCTCGGTGACCTCGGTGGCGGTGGCGCTGGCCCTGCTGGGCGGCCTGTTCTTCGGCTACTACAGCAAGGAGAACATGAACTACTTCACCCCCGGCGAGGTCACCGCCGCCCGGCGGATGATCGCGCTCGCCCCGGCCGGTGCGGTGATCGTCTCGGTCACCGGCAACGTGCCGGGCGGCGTGGACCGGTACGACCTGCACCCGCGCGTCCAGCTCACCCAGGAGAGCCGGGAGACCCAGCGGCTGCTGCTCGCCGACCCGATCGCCGGGCTGGTGCTGGCCACCTCGTTCGCCGAGGCCGGCACGCCCGCGTACCTGATCCTGAACCGGGGTCAGGCCGCCGAGTGCTACCTGACCGGCGTGCTGCCCGCCGACACGGTGGCCCGGCTCGGCAGCGCGCTGGACGGGGCGCCCCGGTTCACCGTGGTCTTCCGCAACGACGACGCGGTGGTCTACCGCTTCGTCCCGCACGCGGCCTGAGGAGGTGTCACCGATGGCACCGAAGTTCTTCTCCCCGAAGCTGACCGTCCCGCTGCTGCTCGCCGCCTCCGGCTGGGCCGCGCTCGGTGCGCTGGCCCTGCCGACGCCGGTCCGGCTGCCCGTCACCTTGGCCTACCTGCTGGTCGGCCCCGGCCTGGCGCTGACCGGCCCGCCCCGGGCGGGTCGCGGCTTCCTCGCCACGGCGGTCCGGGCGGTGGCGCTCGGCCTCGCCGTCGAGACGCTGCTCGCGGTGGCGCTCTTCGTGGGCGGCTGGTTCACCCCCGCCCGGGCGGTGCTGCTGCTCGCCGTGCTGACCACGCTGGCCGTCCTGGCCAGGCCGCCGTTCGGCCGCCCGGCGCTGGCCGCGCTGATGCTGGTGACCGCCTGCAACGCGGGCAGCGGCACCGGCCAGGAGGTGTGGAACACTCCCGGCGTACCGTCCCAGGCCAGCGGTCCGGCCGACGGCGGCTCACCGGCCGCGCCCGGGCCCTGGCAGCTGGTCTTCCAGGACGAGTTCGACGGCGCCCGGCTGGACCGCGGCCACTGGGCCACCTGCTACGACTGGAACGACCGGGGCTGCACCAACCGGGGCAACCGGGAGCTGGAGTGGTACCTGCCGTCCCAGGCCGCGGTCGCGGGCGGCCTGCTGACCCTGACCGCCGAGCGGCGTGCCACCGACGGCAGCGACGACCGGCACTACCCGTGGACCTCGGGCATGGTCAGCACCGGCCGGGACAGCTGGAACGCCCAGCCCCGGGCCACCTTCACCCGGGGCTACTTCGCCGCCTCGATCCGGATCCCGGCGGAGGCGGGCATGTTCCCGGCCTTCTGGCTGATGCCCGCCACCCGCACCACCCCGCCCGAACTGGACGTGGTCGAGTTCCTCGGCCCCACCAACGCCAACACCGCCCAGCTCACCGTGCACTGGCGGGGCCAGGACGGCTCCGACCAGCACCAGTCGGAGTACGTCGGCCCGGCCGACTACCCGGCCGGCTTCCACGTCTTCGGGCTGGCCTGGGAACGCGACTCGCTCACCTGGTACATCGACGGGGTGGCCCGCCACCGGGAGACCGACCCGGGCAGGATCCCGGACCAGCCGATGGAGGTGCTGCTCAACCTGGCGGTCGGCTACCCCAAGGCTCCGCCGGACGGTGTGGACACCGCCCGGCTGCAGGTGGACTGGGTACGGGTCTGGCAGCACTGAGGCCGAGAAAGCCGAGTCCGCGTCAGATCTCCGGCGGCCCGCCGACCGGGCTGCCGACGGCCGCCCTGGCCCGGCGGTAGAGCCGCCAGCCCTTGGTCCGCAGGTGCTCCGGCAGCGGCGCCACCGGGGCGCCCTCCCCCCGGGTCCAGCTCCGGAACTTCTCGGCCGTGGTGTCGGCCCGCACCATCAGCCGGGCGATCCGCAGCGGCTCGTCGTTGCCCGAGCTGAAGGCGTTCACCACCGCGCAGGCGGAGCTGAACCCGGCCTGGGCGACCTGGCGCCGGACGGTGGCGCTGGAGTAGCCGTGCGGGTAGGCGAAGGAGGTCACCGGGTGGCCGATCACGTCCTCCAGCTCCTGCCGGCAGCCGACGAGCTCGCTGGCCAGCCAGCGGCTCGGCAGGGTGTCCAGCTGCGGGTGGGTCCGGGTGTGCGCACCGATCTCCACGCCACAGGCGTCCAGCGTGACCACCTGACGCCAGCTCAGCATCGGGGCCGGGGGCAGCAGGCTGCCGGCCGCCACTCCGCCCGGCGGGTGGATCGCCCCCGTGGTGACGAACAGCGTGGCGGGCAGGCCGCGTTCGGTCAGCAGCTGGGCCACCGTCCAGTAGAAGTCGGCGAAACCGTCGTCGAAGGTGAGCACCGCCGAGGAGGCGGGCAGCGCCGGGCCGCCGCGGATCGCCGCCACCAGGCGGTGCAGCGGGACGATGGTGCGACCGGCGTCGGCGATCCGGTCCAGCTGCTCGGCGAAGGCGCGCGGGGTGACGGCGAACGGCGCGATCCAGGGCGGCGGGTCGTCCGACACCGAGTGGTAGAGGAACACCGGGACGGCTGTCATGGCGCACCCCCGGGATCCCTGGCCCGGCGGACCGGGCCGACCAGCCGCCCCGGTCCGCCGGGCCCGCGGAGCCGTCCGGTGGCGTAGCCGGTCAGCGTGGCGGCCACGCCCAGGGCGAGGGCGGCGAGTTCGAGCGGGCCGCCGCCACCGGGGCGGATCGCCCTGACCATCCCGCGCGGCACCGTGCTGCGCAGGTAGCGGCGTTCGCTGGCCAGCGCGGGGCCGCGCCCGGTGTGCCGGGCGACCGCCGCCTTGGACAGCCCCTCGGCATAGCAACGGGCCCGGAAGTACGCCCAGTTGGCACGTCCTTCGGGGACCCGGTGGCTGACGCCGGCCGCCGGTTCGTAGCGCAGTTCGGCCTCCGGCCGGCCGGCGGCCAGCCGGATGCACAGCTCGGTCTCCTCGCAGCCGAGCGGCCGGTTGCCGATCCGGCCGAGGTCGGGGCGGAAGCCGCCGGCCGCGATGAGTTCGGCCCGCCGGAAGGACATGTTGGCGCCGATGAAGTTCCTTACCCGGGCGGGCTGTTCGGGCATGCCCCGGTAGGAGCAGCCGACCACCCAGTCGAACTCGGGCGGGAACCAGCCGGGTCGGCCGCTCTCCCAGCGCGGCCGAACCAGGCCGCCGACGCCGAGCACCCGGGGGTCCTGGTACCCGGCCAGCAGCCGTTCGGTCCAGTCCCGGTCGGCGATGGCGTCGTCGTCCAGGAAGGCCACCACCTCGCCGCGGGCCAGCCCCACCCCGGTGTTCCGGGCGCCGGACAGTCCGGCCTGCTCCCGGTTCACCACCACCCGGATGCCGGCCAGCACCCCGGCCGCGCGGACGGCCAGTTCGGGGCAGTGGTCGACCACCAGCAGCACTTCGTCGGCGGGGCTGTGCTGGCGCTGCAGCGAGCGGACGGCGGCGACCAGATCGGTCCAGCGGGCCATCGTGTACGAGCAGACCACCACGCTCAGCGTGGGCCGATGCCCCGTCAGTTGTGCACTGGCCTCCGGGCGGGCCGGGTCGAGTCGGTCGG
This genomic interval from Kitasatospora gansuensis contains the following:
- a CDS encoding polysaccharide deacetylase family protein gives rise to the protein MTAVPVFLYHSVSDDPPPWIAPFAVTPRAFAEQLDRIADAGRTIVPLHRLVAAIRGGPALPASSAVLTFDDGFADFYWTVAQLLTERGLPATLFVTTGAIHPPGGVAAGSLLPPAPMLSWRQVVTLDACGVEIGAHTRTHPQLDTLPSRWLASELVGCRQELEDVIGHPVTSFAYPHGYSSATVRRQVAQAGFSSACAVVNAFSSGNDEPLRIARLMVRADTTAEKFRSWTRGEGAPVAPLPEHLRTKGWRLYRRARAAVGSPVGGPPEI
- a CDS encoding glycosyltransferase, producing MTDRLDPARPEASAQLTGHRPTLSVVVCSYTMARWTDLVAAVRSLQRQHSPADEVLLVVDHCPELAVRAAGVLAGIRVVVNREQAGLSGARNTGVGLARGEVVAFLDDDAIADRDWTERLLAGYQDPRVLGVGGLVRPRWESGRPGWFPPEFDWVVGCSYRGMPEQPARVRNFIGANMSFRRAELIAAGGFRPDLGRIGNRPLGCEETELCIRLAAGRPEAELRYEPAAGVSHRVPEGRANWAYFRARCYAEGLSKAAVARHTGRGPALASERRYLRSTVPRGMVRAIRPGGGGPLELAALALGVAATLTGYATGRLRGPGGPGRLVGPVRRARDPGGAP